ATGCACAGGGACTTATTCCCGATACAAAAATATGGAGGGAAATTGCAAGCACCCAATAGGTATgatcaacatttatggtaattagtatgattgttcttgtaaaaagaaaaaaacatcattggaattaagcatagtagttaattttataaaaaaatattagttttctTGATTTGTGTAATTTTGTTcaaatttttcttataaaaaggtcTGAAGGGAGTATTATTTATCATTCAATTTTCCGCCTAACTAACTTGTCTGTTCAGCTATAAGGACCCCTCCAAATCTTATTCTACTAGTGTCCAGTCCTACTACTACTCTGGCATCGCAATATTGCAACTAATTACAACACATTGGATAAATTAAACAATACTCAATCAAATTCAGTTACGTATAAAAGAAATTGAATCACATGCATTAGCCGTAGTTAGTTATGAACATATGGTTGGTTCAAATATTACATATTTGATTTTCTTAAACAGTATATCAGGTTCTACTTTTATGAATGTCAGATTCTAATTTTGTGGATGAACTCTCGCTGGAAAAGTATAACCTCACCAATCGttagagctgtcaatatgggttTTAACCCGCGGGTCAGCTCGACGGGTTGGCTAAATGAGCCGGGTTAGGTTGGTTAAATTACAGTTCGAAAAGAACTTGGGTTAGTGCAACCCGACTCGTTGAACTCGCGGGTTAGACGGGCCAACCGCGGGTCAAGcgagccaacccgtcgggttagagttattttttattaaaaaaattattttatttctctttaattccaggttagttttatggattaattttagatagaaaatgtaaattttcatttattttaatttgagtcaattttttatgttttatttattgttattatattatttatctcattttaaatgtgacagtaaaataattgtgttcttaaattCTGTAAACTAAATTCTTTTTCTATATTTCAAATGTTAGATAAAAATAATTGCGTTGATAAATCTCTTTTTTATGAGTTGATACCAATTTCTacaagtatttttttgaaattatttttttataacatttttaacattttcTAATCTAATTTctcaatttattatatttatttcactcaacCCGCGAGCCAGCCCGCCAACCCGCAAGCTTGTAGCGAGCCGGGTTGGGTTTATATTTTCCTGACTCGTTAAGATCCCGGGTTaacacaacccaacccaacccaacccgttttcaacccaacccatacgaGCTGACCCATATGGGTCGGGCTGGCACGTATTGACAGCTCTACCAATCGTCATCACGCAAATGTTCTGTTTCCGACTCAAATATAATTATTTctatgtaagaaaaaaaaaagagtatctatcaaaaaaaaacaaaaagagtaGTAGTTAGTTGTTGCACAACATATTAAAATCCCTCCAAGTCATAACCGCAAATGTGAGTGAGTAGCTGTCCATACATCAACATAAATCCCGCTCTTTCGCGCTAACCAAGTAGCGCGAGTCAAACCCCACACCGCGATTGTGCCTCACGCTCCAAATCCTCGCGTCGGTGACAgacacactctctctcttgaAGAAAACACGGTACTCACACTCTCTCTCCTctgtttcttcttgttcttgttcttctcatttctcactttctcactcacagaagaagaagaagaagaagaagaagaagaagaagaagctgctgaAGAAGCATGAAGGAATCGGATCCTATCACCGATTGCGTTCACCTTCTAACTTCCCTCCTCGACGAAGAAATCCCCACCGTCCAAAACCTCAAAACCAAGTGGTCACTCGTCCGAGTCAAACTCACCAACCTCCAAACCCACCTCACCGATTTCTCCGCCGAGTTTCCCTCCTCCTCCGCCACCAACCCACTCTCTCTCGACCTCTTCCACTCCCTCTCCGCCACTCTCCACTCCGCCGTCTCCCTCGCGCAACAGTGCCACTCCCCCACCCACCTCCCTCGCGGCAAGCTCCAAACCCAAAGCGACCTCGACTCCCTCCTCGCCACCCTCGACCGCCACCTCTCCCACTGCGACATACTACTCCGTAGTGGACTCCTCCTCGACGCCCCCGCTACCTCCAAGCGCGACGCCGTCCGATCCGCCTCCAGAAACCTCATCACCAGACTCCAAATCGGTGAGCCTGAGTCCCGCGCCGCCGCCATGGACTCTCTGCTTGCTCTCCTCCACCAGGATGATAAGAACGTCACCATCGCCGTCGCGCAAGGGCTGGTTCCGGTGCTCATCCGCCTTCTTGACTCCTCCTGCCCTGAAATGAAGGAGAAAACCGTCGCCGCCATCTCTAGGGTTTCCACCGTCGATAGCGGCAAGAACGTGCTGCTTGCAGAAGGGTTGCTACTGCTAAACCACCTCCTTCGAATTCTGGACTCTGGTAGCGGGTTTGCGATAGAGAAAGCTTGCATAGCGCTTCAAGCGTTGAGTTTCACCAAAGACAACGCCAGAGCAATTGGGTGCAGAGGTGGAATCTCGTCGCTGTTGGGGATCTGCCAGGCTGGAACCCCTGGCTCGCAAGCTTCTGCGGCGGCGGTTTTGAGGAATCTGGTGAAGTTCACCGAGATCAGGCAGAATTTCGCGGAGGAGAATGGGGTGGGTGTTCTGTTGGCGGTGGCTTCTTCTGGCACTGTGGTGGCTCAGGAGAATGCGATTGGGTGTTTGGCGAATTTGATCTCGGAGGATGAAGGCTTGAGGCTGACGGTGGTTAAGGAAGGTGGGGtgggttgtttgaagaatttCTGGGATTCAGGTCCACCGGTTCAGAGTCTCGAGGTTGCGGTTGAGGCTTTGAGGCACTTGGGTTCGAGTGCCCCCATTGCTGAGGTTCTTGTTGCGGAAGGGTTTGTGGGGAGGGTGATGGGGTTGCTGAGTTGTGATGTTCTCGCGGTGAGGATTGCGGCGGCTAGAGCTGTTCATGCTTTGGGGTTAAGCAGCGGGAAGACGAGGAAGGAAATGGGAGAATGTGGGTGTGTTCCTGGTTTAATCAAAATGCTTGATGGGAAAGGtgtggaagagaaagaagctgCTGCAATGGCATTGTCGGTTCTGCTAATTCACCCGGGGAACAGAAGGGTGTTTCGTAAGGATGAAACAGGGATAGTGAGTGCGGTACATCTCTTGAACCCGTCGTTGCAGAATCTGGATAAGAAGTACCCTGTTTCGCTGCTACTCTCGCTCGTGCACTCCAAGAGTTGCAGGAAGCAAATGGTTGCAGCGGGGGCTTGTGTACATATGCAGAAGCTTGTGGAAATGGATGTCCCCGGGTCCAAGAAACTCTTGGAAAGCCTTGGTCGTGGTAAGATTTGGGGTGTTTTTGCTAGACCCTAGAGATGGATCAACATGAACATGAACATGGATAGAATAAATCATGGTACAGGAACAAACAAGCAATGGTTATTCATTGATCTGTATGTACGATAGGCAGGCGTGTTCAGGTTTTTCCCTTCTTTCTTTTCCCCTTTCTTgtaattattaataattgatatttattTCTAATGTATGTAGAAGTAAGTTTTGTTAAATGATTTTTGTGGgaacttgattttgtttaggAGGATGATAAAGTACATGATTTTGCAGTGTATTGGTAGAGAGTATGACCAGTCACATAACTCAGTTGGTTTGCATGTGTAGAGGTAGTTCAGAATTAATTGCTAAAATGCTTCCTTGCATATGATATATGATGCGTTTACTTGTTATGCAATTGAATATGTTCAGATTGGAATAGGATATCTGATTTGCACAGAGCAGAATAGGTTATAGGatgaaataaaagtaaaaatgatcATAAATGCATTGAATGAAATTGAGTTATTGAATGAAATCGGATGAAATAAGACTTGATGAAGTTTTAGTCTATTTCACTCTACCTaaatactactccctccgttccaaaatgtaggttgttttaggttgtgcacattgtttaagggctcattaattaataatttttttgattaaaatacccctatttaaagttgtgttatattaaggagagagaaatgttattattgattaagtggatagtgagagttgtgataggtgaaaattgaaggtggtaattaagagatataatattaaatgatggtatataaggaagaaagagagaaaaagtgcattggttttgcaaaacaacttatattttggaatatgatataaattctaaaacaacttacattttggaacggagggagtagttgcTACCATTAAATCCTAGTACAGTACGCAGATAGATGGTTCTTTAAGCAAGTTATCAAGGGTTTTAACATTGGCTGTGTTtgggaaaaaaaattgttgagagAGGCAAAAGCTACTTCGGTGATCTTTACGCCTCAAAGGGATTAGTCTCTCGGGGACACCTtggtgaaaagaaaaagaaaactagTTGCCAATTCTATTTcgtttttattcaattttttttatcaattctaGCTTAGACCAGTACTACAAGATAGTTACATCTTATATTGGATGATTGGATTAGAGAACTGGTTCTGTATTAGCCAGTATTAGCCAGTAGGCAGTAGATATGACTTCTATTTGCATATTAATGCATTCTGGAGCAAGGAACATGGCGATCCAATTTCAGATGATGAGTTGAAGAAAGTTGCCTAATTTACCTATCACAAATCATAAATGCTTTTTACACGAGCAAGATACATACATGTTCCTGGAAATCCCAGGACCCAGAGCACTATTGATGGGGTTCTCATAGTACAGTGTACATGTTTGGCTGTACCATGTGTGACAGATCCTCTTATTCACTTTCTTGGTGATTTCATCATTGCTTACATAGTTACATTTCATTGATGTCTACATCATATACACCTCCTTGAAACTGATTTCATGCGTCTTTGCCTTAATTAGTAATGGATTAGATtattgagaggttttgatcATGTGGGAATTTCCTCAATATCTTTCTGGTGGGGGCTGATGTAATTATCTGAGGGTGGCATGTGCAATTGTTCTTGACCATGTGCTTTTGGTCTTTGGATTGCCCAAATTGCAGTCTTGTTGTCTGTTGCGGTAACACATTAGGTCCTACATTGATCTCTTCGCTCACCTCTACACACTTGGGCTTTGTCCTTAACTCCTTAAATAATTATCTGTTGGAATACCATTCAACTGAGAATTTCCTTTGCTGCATTGTCATTTTCCTTGCAAATTGAAGCTGGTGCAAAGATACAACAACTACATAATGACAGCTATGTAGGGAATCTTCAAATTCGGgggcatttttttaaaatcaacaGTTCTCTAGAATCCTAGTTTTCATGCGTGCCAACTGTATGACACAAATGAAATAAGAAAACCTTGATCCTGGAAGTTGCGATATGGGTCATGAAGatgatttttcaatttaaaattagagttaatcgtctacttggcccctgtctttgtctcgccgtctgaaattagttcctccccggaaaatttacaaatctgggtcctctcgtttgcaataagtctggagcaggtcctcgccggagcccggagcttcGACGAGTGATGAATTAGCATGGTGACTGAATAAATGAGGCTGACGTgtcaagaaaaaaatataaaaaactataaattagttttatttaattaacggtccctaattaacaaaaataaaactaattaaaaaatgtaatcctaaattaattaacaaaatcaaattctccTTATCTCTTCTCTACCATCAATCAAAACCAGAAAATAATcctaaacccagaaaaacaTCTCACATGCTAGAAAATTCAGAACAATGCCCACACTCCAGAACCCAAACGGAAATCTTTAATATGCACAATCTTTAATCAGATCTGGGTTCATCCTCATCCCCAACTCCTCCCTCTCAATCTTcccaacaactaaaacaacAAATTGTTTAGTTTGTCAGAAGAGAGCTGCCTTCCTTGATCAATACAGTCATTTGATTTATATACGCTTTGGGTTCTTTCCCAACAATTTCTGGAGTTGCAAAAGAATACCTTATATGCATATGcacatgtaaataaaaaaacCGCATAACACGATGAAATAGAAATCTATACTTATCAACAAGGCTATTTGTAATACAACAATGGGTACAAAAATGCACCCTTCAAATTAACCGGAAAGGAACTACTGAAGAAACCAATATCAACACTCTCTTCAATggaggccaccagaaattccaCATTTTTTGGTATTACAATTGAACCACCCCCAACCCCAACGAACCCACACCCCGTCCCCACTGCAACCATGAACCACCCCCACTGCAACCTCTTCCCTCAACCAGATCTACCTCACTGATCACCCCATCTCCCTCCCCTCAACCTCATGATACTCAGATCCATGACCTGATTACCAGCAacagcaagaagaagaagatgaagggatAAAAAGCCAACCAGAAATTGATATATCAAGTGATAAAAATCCAGATACATCTTCAAAAACCCAACAATCAAACCCCAAATCGCAAGAGACTGAGGTAGCAAAACCCACAACTCCAACTTCAACAACCATTCTCGTTTAAGCTCAACAAAGCTTCGAATCTGCTTCAGCAACAACGGTTCTACTTCTGCACCTTcgaatcaccaccaccaccaatttGCCCTGGTGGCTCTGACGGAGATCGAAGCGGAGGAACCCACCCCTGAAACACATCCCCACCCTCACTCGCAACCCAACCCACCCCCATTCCCACCCTCTCTCGCAACCTACGCCACCCCCATCCTGCGACCTATACCCCAAATTAAGCAGCAACAGAACTGGGCGGTGGAGGACGATTCGCAGATCTGAAAGATGAGAAGATGAGAAGGCGCTGAAAGGTTTGAGGTGAGAAGGTGAGAAGATGCAGAAGAAGGTTCTGGACTTCTGGgtttgagaggaagaagaagcaattgatttagggtttttttaatttttattatttttggggAAATTGATTTATTAGGTAGATTATTAGGTTAGATTTATTAATAGATTTAATATTAGTTAATTTGATTAATAAATCTgacttgttatttttttaaatccacataAGCTTACTAACACAGTCACCATGccaattcatcactcgccggagctccgggctccggcgaggacctgctccagacttattgcaaacgagaggacccagatttgtaaattttttataaactGGGTGTATGTTCTACATGTAGTAAAAAAGTAGAAAGTCAAAACAGAAATACACACCGAAACAAAGTGAAAAACCTAAATGCTTTTCCATTGAAATAAAAGCACATTTACTTTTGGGGTTACTGCAAAATAATCACGTCTAAATGTATTTGGATATCAGTTAAGTATGAAGTGAATAGATTTTTCATCTCAATCATATGAAGAGGTACATCCACTATTTGTCTGTGATGGAGATATCCAAACATAGTAGGGACTAGGGACTGGGAGTGACTAATTAAGTTTGGGACCAATTATATCATGactaattaagttttttttttcttccggTAGCAGACTAATTAAGTTCTTTAATATACATAAGGACTCATTACAAAGAATGTAAGCCAGGGAGAACCCATGAGGGTTTAACTTTACAGGCTACAAGATCAAGTAAAATAATGTGGGAATGGAATAATTGCTATCTTAATAATGCCAGGTTCGAAAGAGACAGGTCAGCAAGCTATGTTTGGTAAGATCACAGGATTACAGTTGATACTGCATACCAACCTATAAAGGCAAACACAGTAGTAATAGGTGATATAGATATTTGTTACAACGCAGTTCGTTGGCTTTGCCTCTTTGTGCAGCCATGCAATTATTTCGATTTGGGGCAACAAATGAATTCTGtaaaagtttattttttcaTAAAGTGGGCTCACGATGTTATTTGCCATGTTCAAGGATTGCTCCGTCGAGATTGGCGGGTGGTTATGCAGCTTATTCCTAGCGAGAAGAATTCTGCAGCGGACTTGTTAGCACGGGAAGCTTCCCGGGAAGCTTCTCCTAGATGCTACTGGCGACATCCACCTGATGGTGTTAATGCTTTACTGGTGCAAGATGCTATAGCGTAGTTTTCCGTTTATTTCcttatgtaaccaaaaaaaaaaaataaggaattggaAATTGGGTGTATAATTGTGGTGTTGAACGGTTAGAGTCGTTTGATTTTTTTGTTAGAAAgtatgaaaattaattaataataaatttcaAATCACTTTTTTATTGAAGTAACATCAAAAGGACTACTACTCTTAGCTATGACAGGAGGAGATTGACTGTACCGCCTATTTGAAGTCCAAAAACTTATCAAACAACTCATCGAATTGAAGGAAGAAGTGTTTGCAGAAGTAATGCTGTTAATGGAAGAATCAGAGGCCATATGGTGGTTTGAAAAAAAATGCTAGTTAGCTAAAGAAGACTATGGATCTCAAAGAGAGGTAATTCTAAGAGTTGTATTGATTACAAACATTACATGATACTATCATCTATAGAGAAAAACACTACAATAACAACCTGATTAGAGATACTACCTAAAATTCTATTATCATAAAATTCTAGATTATATACAAAGTGTTATATTTAGTAACTTTGGTTGGTTGATCTATTTACATGACCTATAATATGCATCCATCTCTATTTCACATACTTTATTTAAATGTTTTTAATTGATAAAGTCCTTTAAGAAATATAAGCGAACAAGTCCTTGTCATTTTAAAACCAAATGCGTttagagagttttttttttttttttgaaatgagagttttttgttttgtgaaTGGGAAATAAATGCATTTAGAGAGCGTTTTTTTATAACCAGTACGTAACTTTCATTAATAAGTGGAATAAGCATCTACAAAGATAGCTTCTGCAACCTGGCGAGGGGGATTATCCCACCACACATTAGAGGGGAAATCACTCGCTAATGCAGCTAGAGCATGGGCTGAGTTATTAGCCTTTCTGTTTACATGGGAAAAGGAAATCCTAGTGAACATGGAAGCTAAAAATTTGCAGTCTTGTATAATTGGCTCAATGTCTGGTTTACAACGAGCCTCCATCATAGCCTTGTAGACTACCATTGAGTCTGTCTCAATTATTACGTCTTCCATGCCAAGCTGTTCAATTAAATTCAAGCTCCATCTCAATGCTAGTGCATCGGCCATAGTTGGGTCAAATCGAGAGGGTTCCATGTGGGAAGCAGCTACCATCATCCTTGAGTCATGGTCGCGCACCACTAAGCCAAAACTTGTAGCCAAGTTGCCAGTCCATCCTGCGTCTATGTTAACCTTTAATGAGGTCATTGGCGGTGGCTTCTCGATTCTATTTGTGCTTTGTTCATTAGTTCTTTGTGGCTTCCCCTATGTTGTCGTCCATTCTATCCAACTTGCCAATGCTTTATGAATAGTAATTGCAGGATCCTACAAGCGGCCATTAAATAGGTTCTCATTCCTTGCCTTCCATATAGCCCATAAGGCTTGAGCCAGTGTCGCCATCTCCTCTAGTTTGTAAGTTAGAAAGCAAGACTTAATCCAACTGGAAAATTCTTCCTCAATTGTGTCTGATCGTAGCCCCATAGGATGACAGAACCATGTTATGCCAGTCCAGGAACAACCCAGGAAAAGATGGGTTAGAGATTCAATCTTTAGTTCTCCACATAAAGCACATTCTTCCTCGGTTTGTATGTCACGTTTCATGAGGCTTTCCCTGCATGGAAGAGTATTATTGACTGCTCTATACATAAAGTATTTCACCTTGGCTGGTGTGGGTATGGACCAGAGCTTTTTCCATGGGAAATTCTGCATTGAGCTGCTTGGAAAGGGCAATAAAATAGAGAGTTATATGGCCAATTTTTGGTGGGGTCAAAAGGGCAATGAGAAGAAACTACTCTGGACTAGCTCAAACAATTTATGCAGACCGAAGGATAGAGGAGGGGTTGGTTTCAGAAATCTTGAAGATTTTAACAAAGCTCTATTAGCAAAACAAATTTGGAGGTTGCTCACGGTTGAAAGCTCCCTCCTTTACAAGATTTGGAAAGAAAAATACTTCCCCAAATGCTCACTGTTAGAGGCCAAGGTAGGTACGACACCAACCAAGCTTTGCTTGGAGGAGTGTGTGGAATTCTATAGAGCTTGTGAAGAGTTTCCTAAGGTGGAGAGTCAAAACAGAAGAAAAATCAGGATATGGGAAGACAATTGGCTGCCTGGGCAAGAAAATGGAATGATTTTCTCTCCAATTAACCAGCATGCACAACTCGTT
This is a stretch of genomic DNA from Lotus japonicus ecotype B-129 chromosome 1, LjGifu_v1.2. It encodes these proteins:
- the LOC130717042 gene encoding uncharacterized protein LOC130717042, which produces MKESDPITDCVHLLTSLLDEEIPTVQNLKTKWSLVRVKLTNLQTHLTDFSAEFPSSSATNPLSLDLFHSLSATLHSAVSLAQQCHSPTHLPRGKLQTQSDLDSLLATLDRHLSHCDILLRSGLLLDAPATSKRDAVRSASRNLITRLQIGEPESRAAAMDSLLALLHQDDKNVTIAVAQGLVPVLIRLLDSSCPEMKEKTVAAISRVSTVDSGKNVLLAEGLLLLNHLLRILDSGSGFAIEKACIALQALSFTKDNARAIGCRGGISSLLGICQAGTPGSQASAAAVLRNLVKFTEIRQNFAEENGVGVLLAVASSGTVVAQENAIGCLANLISEDEGLRLTVVKEGGVGCLKNFWDSGPPVQSLEVAVEALRHLGSSAPIAEVLVAEGFVGRVMGLLSCDVLAVRIAAARAVHALGLSSGKTRKEMGECGCVPGLIKMLDGKGVEEKEAAAMALSVLLIHPGNRRVFRKDETGIVSAVHLLNPSLQNLDKKYPVSLLLSLVHSKSCRKQMVAAGACVHMQKLVEMDVPGSKKLLESLGRGKIWGVFARP